In Bombina bombina isolate aBomBom1 chromosome 6, aBomBom1.pri, whole genome shotgun sequence, a single genomic region encodes these proteins:
- the CTDNEP1 gene encoding CTD nuclear envelope phosphatase 1 isoform X1 yields MMRAPGLLGLRGFVAFAVKLWSFVLYLLRKQVRTVIQYQTVRYDILPISPTSRNRLSQVKRKVLVLDLDETLIHSHHDGVLRPTVRPGTPPDFILKVSRSASPPPQLLVVIDKHPVRFFVHKRPHVDFFLEVVSQWYELVVFTASMEIYGSAVADKLDNNRGILRRRYYRQHCTLELGSYIKDLSVVHNDLSSVVILDNSPGAYRSHPDNAIPIKSWFSDPSDTALLNLLPMLDALRFTADVRSVLSRNLHQHRLW; encoded by the exons ATGATGCGGGCTCCGGGGCTGCTTGGGCTGCGAGGTTTCGTAGCGTTCGCGGTCAAACTGTGGAGCTTCGTTTTGTACTTGCTGAGGAAGCAGGTCCGCACT GTTATCCAGTACCAGACTGTGAGATATGATATTCTTCCTATCTCTCCAACGTCTAGGAACAGACTCA gtcagGTAAAAAGGAAAGTCCTTGTACTGGATTTGGATGAAACGCTCATCCACTCTCATCATGATGGTGTCTTGCGACCAACAGTACGACCAGGAACTCCACCTGACTTTATACTTAAAGTTAGTCGATCTGCCAGCCCCCCACCACAGCTGCTG GTTGTTATAGATAAACATCCTGTGCGATTCTTTGTACATAAACGACCGCATGTGGATTTCTTCCTTGAAGTG GTCAGCCAGTGGTACGAGCTGGTGGTATTCACAGCCAGTATGGAGATATATGGCTCCGCTGTGGCTGATAAACTAGATAACAACAGAGGTATCTTGAGAAGGCGCTACTACAGACAG CACTGCACCTTGGAGTTAGGAAGTTACATTAAGGATCTCTCAGTGGTGCATAATGATCTCTCCAGTGTGGTGATTTTGGATAATTCACCAGGCGCCTACAGGAGTCACCCAG ATAATGCTATTCCAATAAAGTCTTGGTTCAGTGATCCGAGTGACACCGCCCTTCTAAATCTTCTACCAATGCTGGATGCACTGAG
- the CTDNEP1 gene encoding CTD nuclear envelope phosphatase 1 isoform X2 — MMRAPGLLGLRGFVAFAVKLWSFVLYLLRKQVRTVIQYQTVRYDILPISPTSRNRLSQVKRKVLVLDLDETLIHSHHDGVLRPTVRPGTPPDFILKVVIDKHPVRFFVHKRPHVDFFLEVVSQWYELVVFTASMEIYGSAVADKLDNNRGILRRRYYRQHCTLELGSYIKDLSVVHNDLSSVVILDNSPGAYRSHPDNAIPIKSWFSDPSDTALLNLLPMLDALRFTADVRSVLSRNLHQHRLW, encoded by the exons ATGATGCGGGCTCCGGGGCTGCTTGGGCTGCGAGGTTTCGTAGCGTTCGCGGTCAAACTGTGGAGCTTCGTTTTGTACTTGCTGAGGAAGCAGGTCCGCACT GTTATCCAGTACCAGACTGTGAGATATGATATTCTTCCTATCTCTCCAACGTCTAGGAACAGACTCA gtcagGTAAAAAGGAAAGTCCTTGTACTGGATTTGGATGAAACGCTCATCCACTCTCATCATGATGGTGTCTTGCGACCAACAGTACGACCAGGAACTCCACCTGACTTTATACTTAAA GTTGTTATAGATAAACATCCTGTGCGATTCTTTGTACATAAACGACCGCATGTGGATTTCTTCCTTGAAGTG GTCAGCCAGTGGTACGAGCTGGTGGTATTCACAGCCAGTATGGAGATATATGGCTCCGCTGTGGCTGATAAACTAGATAACAACAGAGGTATCTTGAGAAGGCGCTACTACAGACAG CACTGCACCTTGGAGTTAGGAAGTTACATTAAGGATCTCTCAGTGGTGCATAATGATCTCTCCAGTGTGGTGATTTTGGATAATTCACCAGGCGCCTACAGGAGTCACCCAG ATAATGCTATTCCAATAAAGTCTTGGTTCAGTGATCCGAGTGACACCGCCCTTCTAAATCTTCTACCAATGCTGGATGCACTGAG